From Pirellulales bacterium, one genomic window encodes:
- a CDS encoding MFS transporter, protein WARRRFPARAGSDCSMPHSRLCAAMQRSPASAVAGSERPTRARYLVLAALCLGATVAYVQRNSLGAAETVIRADLQLTKREMGWVMSSFFVSYALFQLPSGWWGHRLGTRRGLTLFAALWSVATATIGLCTGMPALIASRLAMGGAQAGLFPCCTQTVALWFPRTQRGFPSGALGAFQSVGGALGTALTGWLVGAQVLGWRSVYVLYAVPGLLAAAAFYFWFRDRPEDHAQVNAPELALIRQGCDLDGDTAALMLPPEPTPWLGMLKSVPLWAICWVQVFRAAGYIFFATWFTTYLVESRHLSITRSGWLTSMPLLAIVAGQLFGGWLSDWILQQTGSRDWARKWLSVASMLGCAGCIVVAIFLSSAYAAVAAIGVGAFVGAIGAPCSYAITIDMGGRHVPMVFSVMNMAGNVGAIGFPVAVPYVLQATGSWVAVLWLFAAMYVAAGLCWLVIDTRGTVFDRGVRH, encoded by the coding sequence CCTGGGCAAGACGGCGATTTCCGGCGCGCGCCGGCAGCGACTGCTCGATGCCGCACTCGCGGCTGTGCGCGGCAATGCAACGTAGTCCCGCCAGCGCGGTTGCCGGCTCGGAGCGGCCTACCAGGGCTCGCTACCTCGTGTTGGCGGCATTGTGCCTGGGCGCGACCGTGGCCTACGTCCAGCGCAATTCGCTCGGCGCGGCCGAGACGGTGATTCGCGCCGACCTGCAGCTCACCAAGCGCGAAATGGGCTGGGTGATGAGCAGTTTTTTCGTCAGCTATGCGCTGTTTCAACTCCCCAGCGGCTGGTGGGGGCATCGCCTCGGTACGCGGCGCGGACTGACCCTGTTTGCCGCGCTATGGAGCGTGGCAACGGCCACGATCGGTCTGTGCACGGGGATGCCGGCCTTGATTGCCAGCCGCCTGGCGATGGGCGGGGCACAAGCCGGGTTGTTTCCCTGCTGCACGCAGACCGTCGCGCTCTGGTTTCCGCGCACGCAACGAGGCTTTCCATCCGGGGCACTGGGCGCTTTTCAATCGGTTGGCGGGGCCCTGGGCACCGCCTTGACCGGCTGGCTCGTCGGCGCGCAGGTGCTCGGTTGGCGCAGCGTGTATGTGCTCTACGCCGTGCCGGGCTTGCTGGCGGCCGCGGCGTTCTACTTCTGGTTCCGCGACCGGCCCGAGGATCACGCGCAGGTGAACGCGCCCGAGCTGGCCCTCATCCGCCAGGGCTGCGATCTCGACGGCGACACGGCCGCTTTGATGCTGCCGCCCGAGCCCACGCCCTGGCTGGGGATGCTCAAGAGCGTGCCGCTGTGGGCGATTTGCTGGGTACAGGTGTTTCGGGCCGCGGGATACATCTTTTTCGCCACCTGGTTCACGACCTACCTGGTCGAGTCGCGGCACTTGTCGATCACGCGTAGCGGCTGGCTGACGAGCATGCCGCTGTTGGCCATCGTGGCGGGGCAGCTCTTCGGCGGCTGGCTCTCGGACTGGATCTTGCAGCAAACCGGCAGCCGCGATTGGGCCCGCAAATGGTTGTCGGTGGCGAGCATGTTGGGCTGCGCCGGCTGCATCGTCGTGGCGATCTTCTTGTCGTCCGCGTATGCGGCGGTGGCGGCGATCGGCGTGGGGGCGTTTGTCGGCGCGATCGGTGCGCCGTGTTCCTACGCGATCACCATCGACATGGGCGGGCGTCACGTGCCGATGGTCTTCAGCGTCATGAACATGGCGGGCAACGTCGGCGCGATCGGCTTCCCGGTTGCCGTACCGTATGTGCTGCAGGCCACGGGGAGCTGGGTGGCCGTGCTCTGGCTGTTCGCGGCCATGTATGTCGCCGCAGGGCTTTGCTGGCTGGTGATCGACACGCGCGGAACGGTTTTCGACCGTGGCGTGCGGCACTAA